The following proteins come from a genomic window of Scomber japonicus isolate fScoJap1 chromosome 4, fScoJap1.pri, whole genome shotgun sequence:
- the znf385a gene encoding zinc finger protein 385A isoform X1, producing the protein MIQPHLDMKPFLQFPMETAPPPHSMSLFHNFNAMDPVQKAVINHTFGVPLVKTKRPVISCNVCQIRFNSESQAEAHYKGNRHARRVKGIETSKSRPQDGDKPHTVPPTTSPSPPGAPGTAPDSEPSKQDETRPLSQLNGPLLAPGPLPPLATPPTPPMDSPVPSVCPLLPTPTPPLIPPSSSSPSCSSGSAISEQPGSVPPVSGATGPQASSSPSNPETEEDKAKKLLYCSLCKVAVNSLSQLEAHNKGTKHKTILEARSGLGPIKAYPRLGPKPSGEQGGGPVDPNTQERTFHCEICNVRVNSELQLKQHISSRRHRDGMAGKPNPLLSRHKKHRGADLTSSLTFSKDLTKALGAGLLPNPLAVAAAMAAAASSNQLALRAAAPAPHPHHHHHLLQGPPLSHAILRPAPGPIRTTHGPILFSPY; encoded by the exons ATGGATCCGGTGCAGAAGGCCGTAATCAATCACACCTTTGGAGTTCCACTGGTCAAGACCAAGCGGCCAGTCATCTCCTGTAACGTCTGCCAGATCCGCTTCAACTCAGAG AGCCAGGCAGAGGCCCACTACAAAGGAAACCGCCATGCCAGGAGAGTCAAAGGCATCGAGACCTCTAAAAGTCGTCCTCAGGACGGGGACAAGCCTCATACTGTgccccccaccacctccccatctcCGCCAGGAGCCCCTGGTACTGCCCCTGACAGTGAGCCCAGCAAACAGG ATGAAACACGGCCTCTGTCACAGTTAAACGGGCCCCTGCTGGCCCCAGGGCCGCTTCCCCCTCTGGCCACCCCGCCTACCCCACCCATGGACTCCCCTGTACCCTCAGTATGCCCCCTCCTGCCAACGCCCACTCCTCCCCTgatccccccttcctcctcctccccaagCTGCAGCAGTGGCAGCGCCATCTCAGAGCAGCCTGGATCTGTACCCCCAGTTTCAGGAGCCACTGGCCCTCAGGCCTCCAGCAGCCCGTCCAAtccagagacagaggaggacaagGCTAAGAAGTTGCTGTACTGCTCATTGTGCAAAGTGGCTGTCAATTCCTTGTCACAACTGGAGGCTCACAACAAAG GTACCAAACACAAAACTATCTTGGAGGCACGGAGCGGGCTGGGCCCTATTAAGGCATATCCTCGTCTGGGCCCTAAGCCCAGTGGAGAGCAGGGAGGGGGGCCGGTGGACCCTAACACTCAGGAACGAACCTTCCACTGTGAGATCTGCAATGTGCGGGTCAACTCTGAACTGCAACTCAAACAG CACATATCAAGTCGAAGGCACCGGGACGGTATGGCAGGCAAGCCTAACCCCCTCCTCAGTCGACACAAGAAGCACAGGGGAGCTGATCTGACG tctTCTTTGACCTTCTCAAAGGATCTCACCAAAGCTTTGGGTGCAGGGCTGTTGCCCAACCCCTtggctgttgctgcagcaaTGGCCGCTGCAGCTTCCTCGAACCAGCTGGCTCTCCGTGCAGCAGCTCCTGCGCCCCATccacaccatcaccatcatctatTGCAAGGCCCGCCTCTCAGCCACGCCATCCTGAGACCTGCTCCTGGGCCCATCCGCACCACCCACGGGCCAATTCTCTTCTCCCCTTACTGA